In one window of Gouania willdenowi chromosome 8, fGouWil2.1, whole genome shotgun sequence DNA:
- the gas7a gene encoding growth arrest-specific protein 7a isoform X4, which produces MFGTGTINGVTFPLPGEGPEQQLLKPNEWSYCDYFWTDKKDPQGTTSVAGFEVLLQKQLKGKQMQKEMSEFIHERIKIEEEYAKNLSKLSLSPLAAQEEGTLGEAWTQMKKSLHDEAEVHLKFSNKLHSEVEKPLLTFRGDNFKKDLKKYDHHIADLRKQLASRYGGVEKARKALADRQKDLEVKTQQLEIKLSNKTEEDIKKARRKSTQAGDDLMRCVDLYNQTQCKWFEEMVTTSMELEKLEVERIEWIQQHLRQYTTLRHETDMFNQSTVEPVDQLLQNVDPAKDRELWVKENKTGEVRPVDMDI; this is translated from the exons ATCAACGGCGTGACGTTCCCTCTGCCTGGAGAAGGTCCCGAGCAGCAGCTTCTCAAGCCCAACGAATGGAGCTACTGCGACTACTTCTGG ACCGACAAGAAGGACCCCCAGGGGACCACGTCTGTGGCCGGCTTCGAGGTTCTCCTGCAGAAGCAGCTGAAGGGGAAGCAGATGCAGAAGGAGATGTCTGAGTTCATCCATGAGAG GATAAAGATTGAGGAGGAGTACGCGAAGAATCTGTCCAAACTGTCTCTGAGTCCGCTGGCAGCTCAGGAGGAAGG GACTCTTGGAGAAGCCTGGACTCAGATGAAGAAGAGTCTTCACGATGAAGCTGAAGTTCACCTCAAATTCTCCAATAAG CTCCACTCAGAGGTGGAGAAACCTTTGCTGACGTTCAGGGGAGACAACTTCAAGAAAGACCTGAAGAAGTACGACCATCACATCGCAGACCTCAGGAAGCAGCTGGCTAGCCGTTACGGAGGAGTGGAGAAG GCCCGTAAAGCCCTGGCCGACCGACAGAAGGACCTGGAGGTGAAAACGCAGCAGCTGGAGATCAAACTGAGCAACAAAACTGAGGAGGACATCAAGAAGGCACGCAGGAAATCCACACAagcag GAGATGACCTGATGCGCTGTGTTGATCTCTACAACCAAACCCAGTGCAAGTGGTTTGAGGAGATGGTGACCACCAGCATG GAGCTGGAGAAGCTGGAGGTGGAGCGGATTGAGTGGATTCAGCAGCATCTCCGTCAGTACACCACCCTGAGGCACGAAACCGACATGTTCAATCAGAGT ACGGTGGAGCCGGTCGACCAGCTGCTGCAGAACGTGGATCCAGCCAAAGACCGTGAGCTGTGGGTGAAGGAGAACAAAACGGGCGAGGTGCGGCCTGTGGATATGGATATTTAG
- the gas7a gene encoding growth arrest-specific protein 7a isoform X3: protein MFGTGTPPGSVSPARRQIKEVKETKTTINGVTFPLPGEGPEQQLLKPNEWSYCDYFWTDKKDPQGTTSVAGFEVLLQKQLKGKQMQKEMSEFIHERIKIEEEYAKNLSKLSLSPLAAQEEGTLGEAWTQMKKSLHDEAEVHLKFSNKLHSEVEKPLLTFRGDNFKKDLKKYDHHIADLRKQLASRYGGVEKARKALADRQKDLEVKTQQLEIKLSNKTEEDIKKARRKSTQAGDDLMRCVDLYNQTQCKWFEEMVTTSMELEKLEVERIEWIQQHLRQYTTLRHETDMFNQSTVEPVDQLLQNVDPAKDRELWVKENKTGEVRPVDMDI from the exons ATCAACGGCGTGACGTTCCCTCTGCCTGGAGAAGGTCCCGAGCAGCAGCTTCTCAAGCCCAACGAATGGAGCTACTGCGACTACTTCTGG ACCGACAAGAAGGACCCCCAGGGGACCACGTCTGTGGCCGGCTTCGAGGTTCTCCTGCAGAAGCAGCTGAAGGGGAAGCAGATGCAGAAGGAGATGTCTGAGTTCATCCATGAGAG GATAAAGATTGAGGAGGAGTACGCGAAGAATCTGTCCAAACTGTCTCTGAGTCCGCTGGCAGCTCAGGAGGAAGG GACTCTTGGAGAAGCCTGGACTCAGATGAAGAAGAGTCTTCACGATGAAGCTGAAGTTCACCTCAAATTCTCCAATAAG CTCCACTCAGAGGTGGAGAAACCTTTGCTGACGTTCAGGGGAGACAACTTCAAGAAAGACCTGAAGAAGTACGACCATCACATCGCAGACCTCAGGAAGCAGCTGGCTAGCCGTTACGGAGGAGTGGAGAAG GCCCGTAAAGCCCTGGCCGACCGACAGAAGGACCTGGAGGTGAAAACGCAGCAGCTGGAGATCAAACTGAGCAACAAAACTGAGGAGGACATCAAGAAGGCACGCAGGAAATCCACACAagcag GAGATGACCTGATGCGCTGTGTTGATCTCTACAACCAAACCCAGTGCAAGTGGTTTGAGGAGATGGTGACCACCAGCATG GAGCTGGAGAAGCTGGAGGTGGAGCGGATTGAGTGGATTCAGCAGCATCTCCGTCAGTACACCACCCTGAGGCACGAAACCGACATGTTCAATCAGAGT ACGGTGGAGCCGGTCGACCAGCTGCTGCAGAACGTGGATCCAGCCAAAGACCGTGAGCTGTGGGTGAAGGAGAACAAAACGGGCGAGGTGCGGCCTGTGGATATGGATATTTAG
- the LOC114467864 gene encoding uncharacterized protein LOC114467864 gives MHSLLKVPNGNRMYRGGVRVRGGRGAGQGGRGGRGGVQGGRARQPRTIITDEMRATVIDHVIVHGMSLREAGLRVQPNLSRFSVSTIIRAFRQHNRVERLPHHGGRAPLFTAQQEILIVDMVRENNIIRLREIKERVIADNINFGGIDRVSLATIDRVLRRQKLRMKQAYRVPFERNSDRIKELRFQYVQRILGLDAMMRQHEYIFLDEAGFNLTKRRRRGRNIIGQRAIVDVPGQRGGNITLCAAMTSEGLLHRQALLGSFNTQRLLTFLGDLRDILIDREQQNLVPAQPPPIYVIIWDNVSFHRTNQIREWFNIHQQFLNVCLPPYSPFLNPIEEFFSSWRWKVYDRQPYSRENLLRAMDLACDDVGDYSGWVRHARAFFPRCLARENIACDVDEVLWPDPTRRRDAQARAQSPAQPPPQAPAQAPPQAPAQAPPTDPIEPLYCKNL, from the exons ATGCACAGTTTGCTGAAGGTGCCAAACGGCAACAGAATGTACAGAGGCGGAGTTCGTGTCAGAGGAGGGCGAGGAGCAGGCCAAGGAGGGcgaggagggagaggaggagtgCAAGGAGGAAGAGCAAGACAACCACGTACAATCATCACAGATGAAATGCGAGCTACTGTCATTGACCATGTCATTGTCCATGGAATGTCACTGAGAGAAGCTGGACTAAGAGTCCAACCCAACCTCAGCAGGTTCTCAGTGTCCACCATAATTCGGGCATTCAGACAACACAACAG GGTTGAAAGATTGCCACATCATGGTGGAAGGGCTCCCCTATTTACAGCACAGCAAGAGATCCTCATTGTGGACATGGTCCGGGAAAACAACATCATCAGACTCAGGGAAATAAAGGAGAGAGTCATAGCTGACAACATAAATTTTGGAGGTATTGACAGAGTCAGTTTGGCCACCATAGACAGAGTCCTCCGTCGCCAGAAGCTACGCATGAAGCAAGCTTATAGAGTTCCCTTTGAGCGTAACTCGGACAGAATCAAAGAGCTACGTTTCCAGTATGTGCAA AGAATCTTGGGGTTGGACGCCATGATGAGACAACATGAATACATCTTCCTGGATGAGGCTGGCTTCAACCTCACCAAGAGACGGAGGAGAGGCCGTAACATAATTGGCCAAAGAGCAATTGTGGACGTTCCTGGCCAACGTGGGGGGAATATCACCCTATGTGCAGCCATGACCTCAGAAGGGCTTCTCCACAGGCAGGCTCTCCTTGGGTCCTTCAACACCCAGCGTCTCCTCACATTCCTGGGAGACCTACGGGACATCCTGATTGACCGTGAGCAGCAGAATCTGGTTCCAGCACAGCCTCCTCCCATCTATGTCATCATCTGGGACAACGTCAGTTTTCACCGCACCAACCAGATAAGAGAGTGGTTCAATATACACCAACAATTCCTCAATGTATGTCTGCCACCCTACTCACCTTTCCTCAACCCCATAGAGGAGTTCTTCTCATCATGGCGGTGGAAGGTGTATGACCGGCAACCATATAGTAGAGAGAACCTCCTCAGGGCCATGGACCTGGCCTGTGATGATGTGGGGGATTACTCAGGCTGGGTCCGGCATGCCAGAGCTTTCTTCCCCCGCTGCCTGGCGAGGGAAAACATAGCCTGCGATGTGGACGAGGTCCTGTGGCCTGACCCCACCCGACGACGTGATGCGCAGGCCCGTGCACAGTCCCCCGCACAGCCCCCCCCACAGGCCCCCGCACAGGCCCCCCCACAGGCCCCTGCACAGGCCCCCCCCACAGACCCCATAGAACCTCTTTACTGTAAGAATTTGTGA